In Chloroflexota bacterium, a genomic segment contains:
- a CDS encoding alanine--glyoxylate aminotransferase family protein, which produces MQQLRIPGPTPCPPEVLKAIGRQMINHRGKEFAEIMRDITPKLQQVFQTKNDVFLLTGSGTGGMEAAVVNTLSPGDKVLATSCGFFGDRFSEIAEAYGAEVKRLNFEWGKPVDPDAVRQALKADSGIKAVLVTHNETSTGVTNDLKSISAIAKEFDKLILVDAISGLGSIDLPVDAWQCDVVVTASQKGWMVPPGLAMVSVSEKAWQAHAKAKMHRYYWDFTSAKKYLEKGQTPTTPTVSVFFGFAVALDMMLAEGLPKLFARHAKIAGLARDGAKSMGLSLFPEEKYASNTITAIKASDKLNVSKLLQLLENEHGVVLAGGQSNLSGKIFRIGHLGWITEKDIKEVLDAINKALPMASS; this is translated from the coding sequence ATGCAACAGTTAAGAATACCTGGACCCACCCCTTGTCCGCCGGAGGTTTTAAAAGCCATAGGCCGGCAGATGATAAATCACCGGGGCAAAGAATTTGCCGAGATTATGCGTGATATCACGCCTAAGCTGCAACAAGTCTTCCAAACGAAAAACGATGTTTTCTTGCTGACAGGCTCAGGCACCGGTGGCATGGAAGCGGCTGTTGTTAATACTTTATCCCCCGGTGATAAAGTCCTGGCTACCTCTTGCGGTTTCTTTGGCGATCGCTTTTCTGAAATTGCTGAAGCTTATGGCGCTGAGGTAAAACGCCTGAATTTCGAATGGGGTAAACCGGTTGACCCGGACGCTGTGCGCCAAGCCTTGAAAGCTGATTCTGGAATTAAAGCGGTGTTAGTGACGCATAATGAGACCTCCACCGGAGTCACCAATGACCTGAAATCCATCAGCGCTATTGCCAAAGAGTTCGACAAGCTTATACTGGTCGATGCTATAAGTGGGCTTGGCTCGATTGACCTGCCGGTTGATGCTTGGCAGTGTGATGTAGTGGTCACAGCTTCTCAGAAAGGCTGGATGGTACCACCAGGATTGGCGATGGTCAGCGTCAGCGAGAAGGCATGGCAAGCCCACGCAAAAGCAAAAATGCACCGGTATTACTGGGATTTCACATCAGCCAAGAAATACTTAGAGAAGGGACAAACACCCACGACTCCTACTGTTTCTGTGTTCTTTGGCTTTGCTGTGGCACTCGATATGATGTTGGCCGAAGGCTTACCTAAACTCTTCGCCCGTCATGCCAAAATAGCTGGTCTGGCCCGAGACGGAGCTAAATCCATGGGGTTGTCTTTGTTCCCTGAAGAAAAGTATGCCTCAAATACCATAACCGCCATCAAGGCGTCAGACAAGCTCAATGTATCTAAGTTACTCCAGTTACTTGAAAATGAGCATGGCGTCGTATTGGCTGGTGGGCAGAGCAATCTATCAGGGAAAATCTTCCGCATCGGTCACCTGGGTTGGATAACAGAGAAGGATATTAAAGAAGTCTTAGATGCTATAAATAAAGCTTTGCCTATGGCAAGTTCATAA